One Phaseolus vulgaris cultivar G19833 chromosome 2, P. vulgaris v2.0, whole genome shotgun sequence DNA window includes the following coding sequences:
- the LOC137811858 gene encoding probable protein phosphatase 2C 9 → MDSLCCFSSVSQVVGGRSSCNSGKGKSSQSSVKYGYSLVKGKANHPMEDYHVAKFLQFKGRELGLFAIYDGHLGDSVPAYLQKHLFSNILKEEDFWNDPFMSISNAYEATDQAILTHSPDLGRGGSTAVTAILINNQKLWVANVGDSRAVVSRGGEAAQMTTDHEPNTERGSIETRGGFVSNMPGDVARVNGQLAVSRAFGDKNLKTHLRSDPDIQCADITPDVELLILASDGLWKVMANQEAVDIARRIKNPQKAAKQLATEALNRDSKDDISCIVVRFKG, encoded by the exons ATGGACAGTCTTTGTTGCTTCAGCTCTGTCAGCCAG GTGGTTGGAGGACGTTCTTCATGTAACTCTGGCAAGGGCAAGAGCAGTCAGTCCTCAGTCAAATATGGCTATAGCCTAGTTAAAGGGAAAGCAAACCATCCCATGGAGGACTACCATGTAGCAAAATTTCTCCAATTCAAAGGGCGAGAGCTTGGCCTTTTTGCCATATATGATGGACACCTGGGAGACAGTGTGCCGGCCTATTTACAAAAGCATCTGTTTTCTAATATCTTGAAGGAA GAGGACTTCTGGAATGATCCATTCATGTCCATTTCTAATGCCTATGAAGCAACAGATCAGGCAATTCTTACTCATAGTCCTGATTTGGGGCGAGGAGGATCAACTGCAGTGACTGCAATTCTCATAAATAATCAGAAATTATGGGTAGCCAATGTAGGAGATTCACGAGCTGTTGTGTCAAGGGGAGGGGAGGCTGCACAGATGACAACTGATCATGAGCCCAATACTGAGCGGGGCAGCATTGAGACAAGAGGTGGCTTTGTCTCAAACATGCCAG GTGATGTTGCAAGAGTGAATGGGCAGCTAGCAGTTTCTCGGGCCTTCGGAGACAAAAACCTCAAAACACACTTGCGATCTGATCCTGACATTCAGTGCGCTGATATTACCCCAGATGTTGAGCTTTTGATACTTGCTAGTGATGGTCTATGGAAG gtaatggcaaatcaagaagCTGTTGATATTGCAAGAAGAATAAAGAATCCACAAAAGGCAGCAAAACAACTAGCCACTGAGGCATTGAACAGAGACAGCAAGGATGATATTTCCTGCATTGTAGTTCGTTTCAAGGGTTGA